The Pueribacillus theae genome has a window encoding:
- a CDS encoding ribose-phosphate diphosphokinase — translation MSNYLNSSLKVFTLNSNPGLANEIVKSIGVELGKSSVQRFSDGEIQINIEESIRGCDVFVIQSTSDPVNEHLMELLIMIDALKRASAATINIVIPYYGYARQDRKARAREPITAKLVANLLETAGATRVLSIDLHAPQIQGFFDIPVDQLMAVPILASYFKQKELYDVVVVSPDHGGVTRARRLADRLKTPIAIIDKRRPRPNVAEVMNIIGDIEGKTAIIIDDIIDTAGTITLASNALLERGAKEVYACCTHPVLSGPAIERIESSSIKELVVTNSILLPEEKMIDKITQLSIASLMAEAIIRVYERQSVSTLFD, via the coding sequence ATGTCAAATTACCTCAACTCCAGCTTAAAGGTCTTCACGTTAAACTCAAACCCAGGATTAGCTAATGAAATTGTCAAAAGCATTGGTGTTGAATTAGGTAAATCTTCGGTTCAGCGTTTTAGCGATGGAGAAATCCAAATCAACATCGAAGAAAGTATTCGAGGATGCGACGTCTTTGTCATACAGTCCACTTCAGATCCAGTAAACGAGCATCTCATGGAATTATTAATTATGATCGATGCTTTAAAACGCGCTTCCGCTGCGACAATTAATATAGTTATCCCATATTACGGATACGCTAGACAAGATCGGAAAGCGAGAGCACGTGAACCAATCACGGCTAAACTCGTTGCAAATTTATTGGAAACGGCTGGTGCCACCCGTGTCCTTTCGATCGATTTACACGCGCCGCAAATCCAGGGCTTTTTCGACATCCCTGTTGACCAGTTAATGGCCGTTCCGATATTGGCAAGTTACTTTAAACAGAAAGAATTATACGATGTTGTGGTCGTTTCCCCTGATCACGGCGGTGTAACACGCGCCAGGAGATTAGCTGATCGCCTTAAAACACCAATTGCGATCATTGATAAGCGCAGACCCCGCCCAAACGTTGCTGAAGTGATGAACATAATCGGCGATATTGAAGGAAAGACTGCGATTATTATTGATGATATCATTGATACAGCAGGCACGATTACACTGGCGTCAAATGCGCTGCTCGAAAGAGGGGCAAAGGAAGTGTATGCTTGCTGCACCCATCCTGTTTTGTCAGGGCCGGCAATTGAACGCATCGAAAGTTCAAGCATTAAAGAACTTGTTGTCACAAACTCGATTCTTTTACCCGAAGAAAAAATGATCGATAAAATTACTCAGCTATCGATTGCTTCCCTCATGGCTGAAGCGATTATTCGTGTATATGAAAGGCAATCTGTCAGTACGTTATTTGATTAA
- a CDS encoding 50S ribosomal protein L25/general stress protein Ctc has protein sequence MTEVLKAEPRKTKKSVLNQLRRTGFIPAIVYGDEIENKAISISEQAFTKLYRKVGRNGVFSLEIENDAHPVMVYDLQVDPLKNLIIHADFYKVNMNVEVDAEVPIQLVGEAPGEKEGGIVQHSLYEVNVRALPAKLPTNIEVSIDRLQIGDSILVGDLPKSTDYVILNNEDEAIVSVLTPSVEEESDSGEAEVEDAKEQETNEENKGEE, from the coding sequence ATGACAGAAGTTTTAAAAGCAGAGCCAAGAAAAACGAAAAAATCAGTTTTGAATCAATTGCGCAGGACGGGATTTATTCCCGCCATTGTGTACGGCGACGAAATCGAAAACAAAGCGATTTCCATTAGCGAGCAGGCTTTCACAAAATTGTATCGAAAAGTTGGAAGAAACGGCGTTTTCTCATTGGAAATTGAAAATGATGCCCACCCGGTCATGGTGTACGATCTTCAAGTCGATCCGTTGAAAAACTTGATTATCCATGCTGATTTTTACAAAGTAAATATGAACGTAGAGGTTGATGCAGAAGTACCTATACAGCTTGTCGGTGAAGCGCCGGGCGAGAAAGAAGGCGGAATTGTCCAGCATTCATTGTATGAAGTAAACGTACGGGCGCTTCCTGCAAAATTACCGACAAACATTGAAGTTTCTATCGATCGTTTGCAAATTGGAGACTCCATCCTTGTTGGGGATTTACCAAAATCAACAGATTACGTGATTCTAAACAATGAAGATGAAGCCATCGTATCAGTCCTCACTCCTAGCGTTGAAGAAGAGAGCGATTCAGGAGAAGCAGAAGTTGAAGATGCAAAGGAACAAGAAACAAATGAAGAAAATAAAGGCGAAGAATAA
- the pth gene encoding aminoacyl-tRNA hydrolase — MKLIVGLGNPGKKYEQTRHNVGFMAIDHLSKKLSLEFDKNKFQAVYGTKMIDGEKIMLCKPLTYMNLSGEAVRPLLDYYGMELEDLLVIYDDLDLAPGKLRLRQKGSAGGHNGIKSIIKHVGTEQFKRIRIGIGRPDPRMDVIDYVLARFSKDEQPLIDEAIARTAQACEKWARSPFSQVMNEFNG, encoded by the coding sequence ATGAAGTTAATAGTTGGCCTCGGCAATCCTGGGAAGAAGTATGAACAAACCCGGCATAATGTTGGTTTTATGGCCATCGACCATTTATCAAAGAAGCTTTCACTTGAATTCGACAAAAACAAGTTTCAAGCTGTTTATGGAACAAAAATGATAGATGGAGAAAAAATCATGCTTTGTAAGCCGCTTACGTACATGAATTTATCCGGGGAAGCGGTGAGGCCGCTGCTTGATTACTATGGAATGGAGCTTGAGGATTTGCTCGTGATTTATGACGATCTCGATCTTGCTCCTGGCAAGCTTAGGCTCAGGCAAAAAGGGAGCGCTGGTGGCCATAATGGGATTAAATCAATTATAAAACACGTAGGGACTGAGCAATTTAAGCGAATCCGCATTGGAATTGGAAGGCCGGATCCGCGAATGGATGTAATTGATTACGTTCTCGCCCGTTTTTCAAAAGATGAACAGCCTCTCATTGATGAGGCTATCGCACGGACGGCCCAAGCGTGTGAGAAATGGGCAAGATCGCCTTTTTCTCAAGTGATGAATGAGTTTAACGGTTAA
- a CDS encoding anti-sigma-F factor Fin family protein, with the protein MAIVYECRHCQQEVGRIDAIEVEERSLGFQVLTNEERLEMITYEQNGDVKVKTICENCQEALDRNPIFHQLDSFIQ; encoded by the coding sequence TTGGCCATCGTTTATGAATGCCGCCATTGCCAGCAAGAGGTTGGTAGAATTGATGCCATTGAAGTGGAGGAAAGAAGCTTAGGCTTTCAAGTTTTAACAAATGAAGAACGATTAGAAATGATCACCTATGAACAAAATGGTGATGTAAAGGTAAAAACCATTTGCGAAAATTGTCAAGAAGCGCTGGACCGAAACCCAATCTTTCACCAGCTTGATTCATTTATACAATAA
- the mfd gene encoding transcription-repair coupling factor, with protein MLALRHYFQSGSEMGSVINGVEAGLQEQLIAGLTGSARALFIASFFEQAKRPQLVLTHNLYQAQKIYDDLVEIVGSQNVFLYPVNDLISSEIAIASPELRAQRLQVLLEWGKNPRGIVVSSIAGVKRMITPKSVWKKATMTFKVGDELQIEETLSLLIASGYSRTPMISTPGEFSMRGGIIDIYPLTEEQPVRIELFDTEIDSIRFFDVETQRSQSKIDTITICPASEMPLFPEDFDYGKEQLAKALEKTLKKVKNKSVKEAIAEHVRYEIERLENKETFQGIYKYISILYKQPASLLDYLPEDGMIVFDETSRIQEMSQQLDKEEAEWHTSVLEQGETVADLAMSFSFESLFQNQANSKIHFTLFLRHIPHTNPQNVVNANSKAMQQFHGQMNVLKTEIERWKKGNFSIAFLAANEERAKRLERILDDYGIEAHLSDGTRPLASGTIQILTSALSSGFELPLQRLAVVTEEEIFSKRTRKQRRSQKMSNAERIKSYSELKVGDYIVHVNHGIGKYLGIETLDINGIHKDYLNIKYAGNDTLYVPVEQIDQVQKYVGSEAKVPKIYSLGGNDWKRVKKRVQSSVEDIADELIKLYAEREASKGFMFDKDGEEQREFEASFPYQETEDQLRAIEEIKKDMEMERPMDRLLCGDVGYGKTEVALRAIFKAIMSGKQVAFLVPTTILAQQHYETMRERFSDHPINIAVLSRFRTKKQQNETLKGLKNGTIDVVVGTHRILSKDVVFHDLGLLVVDEEQRFGVKHKEKIKKMKANIDVLTLTATPIPRTLHMSMLGVRDLSVIETPPENRFPVQTYVVEYNAALIREAIEREMAREGQVYFLYNRVESIERMAEQIKMLIPEARVAHAHGQMTEGELENVMLDFLDGNYDVLVSTTIIETGVDIPNVNTLIVYDADKMGLSQLYQLRGRVGRSNRVAYAYFTYQRDKVLTEVAEKRLQAIKEFTELGSGFKIAMRDLSIRGAGNLLGAEQHGFIDSVGFDLYSQMLKEAIEERKGEKPSDKPQPVEIELKMDAYIPSSYIRDERQKIDMYKRFRALSDEQDVDDLQDEMIDRFGDYPDEVAYLFDMSRMKIRAKELRIESIKESKGEFVILFSEESGELIDASKLFGIVSSIDRRIHLGTAGKKVKVILRTKGESDKEIIRLLLTLLENFKTAIKQPQTS; from the coding sequence ATGTTGGCATTGCGACACTATTTTCAGAGTGGAAGTGAGATGGGTTCAGTCATCAACGGTGTCGAAGCCGGTTTGCAAGAACAGTTAATCGCTGGGCTTACAGGCTCTGCACGGGCACTTTTTATCGCCTCGTTTTTTGAACAAGCAAAGCGCCCACAGCTCGTTTTGACTCATAATTTATATCAAGCGCAAAAGATTTACGATGATTTAGTAGAAATAGTCGGCAGCCAAAATGTTTTTTTATATCCAGTGAATGATTTAATTTCATCTGAAATTGCAATTGCAAGTCCTGAACTAAGAGCCCAACGCCTTCAAGTATTGTTGGAATGGGGAAAGAACCCCCGGGGAATTGTTGTATCGTCCATTGCAGGCGTGAAAAGGATGATTACACCGAAGTCTGTATGGAAAAAGGCGACAATGACATTTAAAGTCGGCGATGAGCTTCAAATTGAGGAAACGTTAAGTTTGCTAATTGCAAGTGGATATTCACGAACCCCGATGATTTCAACACCGGGGGAATTTAGCATGCGCGGAGGAATCATTGATATTTATCCTTTGACAGAGGAACAACCTGTTCGAATTGAGCTTTTTGATACAGAAATTGATTCCATCCGCTTTTTTGATGTAGAGACGCAGCGCTCACAATCAAAAATTGACACGATTACAATTTGCCCTGCTTCTGAGATGCCGCTGTTTCCCGAAGATTTTGATTACGGAAAAGAACAGCTTGCGAAAGCGCTGGAAAAAACATTGAAAAAAGTGAAAAACAAAAGCGTCAAAGAAGCCATTGCAGAGCATGTTCGTTACGAGATCGAAAGACTTGAGAATAAAGAAACCTTTCAAGGAATCTATAAATACATCTCTATCTTATATAAACAACCTGCAAGTTTATTAGATTATTTGCCTGAAGATGGCATGATCGTTTTTGACGAAACGAGCCGCATTCAAGAAATGTCCCAACAACTGGATAAGGAAGAAGCAGAATGGCATACTTCCGTTCTTGAGCAAGGGGAAACCGTAGCTGATCTTGCGATGTCTTTCTCGTTTGAATCGCTTTTTCAGAATCAAGCAAACAGCAAAATACATTTCACCCTCTTTTTGCGCCATATTCCACATACGAACCCACAAAATGTTGTCAATGCTAACAGCAAGGCGATGCAGCAATTCCATGGGCAAATGAACGTCTTAAAGACGGAAATTGAAAGGTGGAAAAAAGGGAACTTTTCAATTGCTTTTTTGGCCGCCAACGAAGAGCGGGCAAAGCGGCTTGAAAGAATTTTGGACGATTACGGCATTGAAGCCCATCTATCTGATGGAACGAGGCCGCTAGCAAGCGGAACAATCCAAATTTTAACATCCGCTCTATCAAGCGGTTTTGAATTGCCGCTTCAACGCCTTGCTGTTGTGACAGAAGAAGAGATTTTTAGCAAAAGAACCCGAAAACAGCGACGATCCCAAAAAATGTCGAACGCCGAACGGATCAAAAGCTATTCTGAACTTAAAGTCGGTGACTATATCGTTCATGTCAATCACGGGATTGGCAAATACTTGGGGATTGAGACGCTCGATATTAACGGCATTCATAAAGATTATCTCAATATCAAATATGCAGGAAACGACACGCTCTATGTCCCTGTTGAGCAAATCGATCAAGTTCAAAAATACGTCGGTTCTGAAGCGAAGGTCCCAAAAATTTATTCGCTTGGAGGAAACGATTGGAAGAGGGTTAAGAAGCGCGTCCAATCATCTGTCGAAGATATTGCGGATGAATTGATTAAGCTGTACGCGGAGCGTGAAGCTAGTAAAGGGTTTATGTTTGATAAGGACGGGGAGGAGCAGAGAGAATTTGAAGCGTCTTTCCCTTATCAAGAAACAGAGGATCAGCTAAGGGCAATTGAAGAAATAAAGAAAGATATGGAAATGGAGCGGCCAATGGATCGCCTTTTATGCGGGGATGTAGGCTATGGAAAAACCGAAGTCGCCCTAAGAGCGATTTTTAAGGCAATTATGAGCGGCAAGCAAGTGGCATTTCTTGTGCCAACAACCATTCTAGCTCAGCAGCACTATGAAACAATGAGAGAGCGTTTTAGCGACCATCCCATTAATATTGCTGTTCTTAGCCGGTTTCGGACGAAAAAACAGCAAAATGAAACGCTCAAAGGATTAAAAAACGGCACGATCGACGTCGTCGTCGGCACTCACCGTATTCTATCAAAAGATGTTGTTTTTCACGATTTAGGCTTGCTTGTCGTTGATGAAGAGCAAAGATTTGGGGTAAAGCATAAAGAAAAAATCAAAAAAATGAAAGCAAACATTGACGTACTCACACTTACCGCTACTCCAATCCCTAGAACGCTTCACATGTCGATGCTTGGCGTAAGGGATTTATCAGTCATTGAGACGCCTCCGGAAAACAGGTTCCCTGTCCAAACGTATGTCGTCGAATACAACGCGGCGCTGATTCGTGAAGCGATTGAACGGGAAATGGCAAGAGAAGGACAAGTGTATTTTCTATATAATCGTGTAGAAAGTATCGAAAGGATGGCAGAGCAAATCAAAATGCTCATCCCTGAGGCACGCGTCGCCCATGCACATGGCCAGATGACGGAGGGTGAGCTTGAAAATGTGATGCTTGATTTTCTTGACGGGAATTATGATGTACTCGTAAGTACGACGATTATCGAAACAGGTGTCGATATCCCGAATGTGAATACGTTAATCGTCTATGATGCTGACAAGATGGGATTATCCCAGCTTTATCAGCTTCGTGGGCGTGTTGGGCGTTCCAATCGTGTGGCGTATGCCTATTTCACCTACCAGCGGGATAAAGTGTTGACAGAGGTCGCGGAAAAAAGGCTGCAAGCGATTAAAGAATTTACAGAGCTTGGTTCAGGTTTTAAAATTGCGATGCGTGATTTATCCATTCGTGGAGCTGGTAACTTGCTTGGTGCGGAACAGCATGGTTTTATAGATTCTGTGGGCTTTGATTTGTACTCACAAATGCTCAAGGAAGCCATTGAAGAACGGAAAGGCGAGAAGCCGTCAGATAAACCGCAGCCAGTGGAAATTGAGCTGAAAATGGACGCTTACATTCCTTCGAGTTATATTCGTGATGAGCGGCAGAAAATTGATATGTACAAACGGTTCCGCGCGTTGTCGGACGAACAGGATGTGGATGACCTGCAAGATGAAATGATTGATCGATTTGGAGATTATCCGGATGAAGTCGCCTATTTATTTGATATGTCCCGTATGAAAATCCGTGCAAAAGAACTGAGGATCGAATCAATTAAAGAGTCAAAAGGGGAATTTGTCATTTTGTTTTCCGAGGAATCGGGCGAACTGATTGATGCTTCAAAATTATTTGGCATCGTAAGCAGTATCGATCGAAGAATCCATCTTGGTACAGCAGGGAAAAAAGTAAAAGTCATTTTGCGTACAAAAGGCGAGAGCGATAAAGAAATCATCAGGTTGCTTTTAACACTTTTAGAAAACTTTAAAACAGCGATTAAACAACCGCAGACGAGTTGA
- the spoVT gene encoding stage V sporulation protein T encodes MKATGIVRRIDDLGRVVIPKEIRRTLRIREGDPLEIFVDRDGEVILKKYSPISELGDFAKEYSESLSEHSGHTVLISDRDTFIAVSGGSKKEHLNKALGSSVEQSMSERKTVLQSEGSAEIIEGTDYEGAFVIAPIIANGDPIGAVVMLAKEGDTLSEVEKKLSETAAGFLARQMEQ; translated from the coding sequence ATGAAAGCAACAGGGATTGTACGACGTATCGATGATTTAGGCAGAGTGGTCATTCCAAAAGAAATCCGTCGAACACTAAGAATCCGCGAAGGGGATCCTTTGGAAATATTTGTTGACCGTGATGGGGAAGTCATTTTGAAAAAATATTCACCCATTAGTGAACTTGGAGATTTTGCGAAGGAATACTCAGAATCATTGTCAGAGCATTCAGGGCATACCGTTTTAATTTCGGACAGGGATACCTTTATCGCGGTTTCCGGTGGATCAAAAAAAGAACATTTAAACAAAGCGCTTGGCAGTTCAGTTGAGCAAAGCATGAGTGAGAGAAAAACAGTTCTTCAATCAGAGGGAAGTGCTGAGATTATCGAAGGAACTGACTATGAAGGAGCATTTGTTATTGCCCCAATTATTGCAAATGGCGATCCAATAGGTGCTGTCGTCATGCTTGCAAAAGAAGGCGATACACTGAGCGAAGTTGAAAAAAAATTGTCAGAGACTGCCGCAGGTTTTTTAGCGCGGCAAATGGAACAGTGA
- a CDS encoding putative polysaccharide biosynthesis protein, producing the protein MNAEDGKRLLDGAVLLTFAALISKVLSIGYRIPYQNITGDIGYYIYQQVYPFYGIAFILAMYGFPSVISKLVSERASKGDPAGARHVLAVAFWLLASLGILSFLILYFMAPVIARFVGDPQLVSAYRMISFPFLFLPFISVLRGMFQAEENMLPTAMSQIAEQCVRVVAIVCLCFYFMYGGYGVYAAGAGAAFGSVAGGAASVLVLLSFLRKRNKQHRKMASIRPAIEKKKIIKQLLFEGFIFSVSSLALIFFQFVDALTIFNQLKASGFSDVEAKMAKGMFDRGQPLLQLGLTVATSLSLVIVPFIVKDIVRDRLLEAAQKAGFALKISFISGLAASVGLFVIIEPTNMMLFKDTNGSSMLAILGITIVFSSVALTAVAVLQAIGKVRLILFIISFGLLVKIFMNTVCMPLFGIEAAAVATVAGFAGMSAFSVLYVNKKLNLFKRYRFYSIRISLSAIGMAIVTFIWKTGIEAVLGSGRMAAAIVALSSVVVAVLTYFSLLFVFRTFTKEELTYFPKVGKLTAILKNK; encoded by the coding sequence ATGAATGCAGAAGACGGAAAGCGGCTACTGGACGGTGCCGTTTTATTAACGTTTGCGGCGCTTATCTCCAAAGTTCTCAGCATTGGCTACCGCATTCCTTATCAAAACATTACTGGCGATATCGGTTATTATATTTATCAACAAGTATATCCTTTTTATGGCATCGCTTTTATTTTAGCAATGTACGGTTTTCCTTCCGTTATTTCAAAGCTTGTTTCAGAACGGGCTTCAAAAGGCGATCCGGCTGGAGCACGCCACGTTCTTGCAGTTGCTTTTTGGCTGCTTGCGTCACTCGGAATTTTGTCATTTCTTATCTTATATTTCATGGCTCCTGTCATTGCACGATTTGTCGGTGACCCGCAGCTAGTGTCCGCTTACCGGATGATTTCTTTTCCGTTTTTGTTCCTTCCGTTTATTTCCGTTTTGAGGGGGATGTTCCAGGCTGAAGAGAATATGCTTCCGACCGCCATGTCCCAAATTGCGGAACAATGTGTCAGGGTCGTTGCCATCGTTTGTTTATGTTTTTATTTTATGTACGGGGGATACGGTGTATATGCAGCCGGTGCAGGGGCTGCTTTCGGCTCGGTTGCAGGCGGTGCAGCTAGTGTGCTTGTTTTATTATCCTTTTTAAGGAAACGAAATAAGCAGCACAGGAAAATGGCATCTATCCGTCCAGCCATTGAAAAAAAGAAAATCATAAAGCAGCTGCTATTTGAAGGATTCATTTTTTCCGTAAGTTCGCTTGCCCTTATTTTCTTTCAATTCGTGGATGCACTAACAATTTTTAATCAGTTGAAAGCATCTGGGTTTTCGGATGTTGAAGCAAAAATGGCAAAAGGAATGTTTGACAGGGGACAACCCCTTCTGCAGCTAGGGTTGACAGTCGCTACGTCACTATCACTTGTTATTGTCCCGTTTATCGTAAAGGACATCGTTAGAGATCGGTTATTGGAAGCGGCCCAGAAGGCGGGGTTTGCTTTAAAAATAAGTTTTATTTCAGGTTTAGCGGCTTCGGTAGGCTTATTCGTCATTATCGAACCGACGAATATGATGCTATTTAAAGATACGAACGGATCGTCCATGCTTGCTATACTTGGAATAACGATCGTGTTTAGTTCGGTCGCATTGACGGCAGTTGCCGTACTGCAGGCGATCGGAAAAGTTCGGCTGATTTTATTCATAATCTCGTTCGGACTTCTTGTAAAAATCTTTATGAATACTGTATGTATGCCGTTATTTGGCATTGAGGCTGCGGCAGTTGCAACAGTTGCCGGGTTTGCCGGGATGTCTGCCTTTTCCGTCTTATACGTGAATAAAAAGTTAAATCTTTTTAAAAGATACCGCTTTTACAGCATTCGTATTTCTTTGAGCGCCATCGGGATGGCGATCGTTACGTTCATTTGGAAAACGGGTATTGAAGCAGTTCTCGGTTCAGGCAGAATGGCAGCCGCAATCGTTGCACTTTCCTCTGTCGTTGTCGCGGTGCTCACTTACTTTAGTTTGTTGTTCGTTTTTCGTACCTTCACGAAAGAAGAGCTAACGTATTTTCCAAAGGTAGGGAAGTTGACTGCCATCCTAAAAAACAAGTAA
- a CDS encoding RNA-binding S4 domain-containing protein: MRLDKFLKVSRLIKRRTVAKELSDKGRISVNGQIAKAGTNVKQGDELAIRFGQRLVTVKVKEIKEAPKKEEAASMYEMIKEEPVE, from the coding sequence ATGCGTCTTGATAAATTTCTAAAAGTTTCCCGTTTAATTAAACGTAGAACAGTGGCTAAAGAGCTGAGTGATAAAGGTAGAATTTCTGTAAACGGCCAAATTGCAAAAGCCGGGACGAATGTTAAACAAGGCGATGAACTTGCCATCCGCTTTGGACAAAGGCTAGTGACAGTTAAAGTAAAAGAAATTAAAGAAGCGCCGAAAAAAGAAGAAGCGGCTTCCATGTATGAAATGATTAAAGAAGAACCGGTAGAATAA
- the yabP gene encoding sporulation protein YabP, with the protein MERNHFEQANEKHIKPDHNLVLKGRKQLEITGVKHVESFDNEEFLLETVMGFLAVRGQQLKMENLSVDQGIVLINGRIIDIVYLDDHDGDKAKGFFSKLFK; encoded by the coding sequence ATGGAACGGAACCATTTTGAACAAGCGAATGAAAAGCATATAAAGCCAGATCACAATCTTGTCCTAAAAGGGCGAAAGCAGCTCGAAATTACGGGTGTAAAGCATGTCGAAAGCTTCGATAATGAAGAATTTCTTTTGGAAACAGTGATGGGGTTTTTAGCAGTCCGCGGGCAACAGTTAAAAATGGAAAATTTAAGTGTGGATCAAGGGATCGTATTAATCAACGGCAGAATTATCGATATTGTTTATTTGGATGATCACGACGGGGATAAAGCTAAAGGCTTTTTTAGCAAGTTGTTTAAATGA
- the yabQ gene encoding spore cortex biosynthesis protein YabQ: MTLSVQFLTMVSMILMGVWIGAAVDTYGRFMHPNRWTWVLFFCDILFWVVQGLLIFTVLLYVNEGDIRFYIFVALFCGFAAYRALFQSFYNKLLNAFIRFGNYMIRVALNLSNVFIVKPIRGTTKLLFMLITFIGSTIIAIFLFIFKILMIPLNGIQKMIWRFLPKSFKNLVKRVAGLLKIMQNKIKKWFGRI; this comes from the coding sequence ATGACGTTATCGGTCCAGTTTCTTACGATGGTATCCATGATTTTAATGGGCGTCTGGATAGGTGCGGCAGTTGATACGTATGGCCGCTTTATGCACCCGAACCGTTGGACGTGGGTGCTGTTTTTCTGTGATATTTTATTTTGGGTTGTCCAAGGGTTGCTCATTTTCACCGTATTATTGTATGTCAATGAAGGGGATATCCGCTTTTATATCTTTGTCGCTCTTTTTTGTGGGTTTGCCGCTTACCGAGCCCTTTTTCAGTCGTTTTATAACAAACTTTTAAATGCTTTTATCCGGTTCGGGAACTACATGATCCGGGTGGCTTTAAATCTATCCAATGTATTTATTGTAAAACCGATAAGAGGAACGACAAAATTACTTTTCATGTTGATTACGTTTATTGGAAGTACGATCATTGCTATTTTCTTATTCATTTTTAAAATTTTAATGATCCCTTTAAATGGGATACAGAAGATGATTTGGCGATTTCTTCCTAAATCTTTTAAAAATCTTGTGAAAAGGGTAGCAGGATTGTTAAAAATCATGCAGAATAAGATTAAAAAGTGGTTTGGACGGATTTAG
- a CDS encoding FtsB family cell division protein, producing MSRARRRLQETTSRYMQEREVYDKIQKRRQRGLYRRLAVYGMLTFILAGTFFSIFFSQNKLLNEKLEEKEAVEQELKKVNAEQIDLREEIKKLNDYEYVGEIARRDFFFSKKGETIFKLPPESETN from the coding sequence ATGAGTCGTGCTAGGAGGAGACTTCAAGAAACGACGTCGCGCTATATGCAGGAGCGTGAAGTCTATGACAAAATTCAAAAACGCAGGCAAAGGGGCCTTTATCGCCGGTTGGCAGTATACGGTATGTTAACATTTATTCTTGCAGGCACGTTTTTCTCCATCTTTTTCTCGCAAAACAAACTGTTAAATGAAAAGCTGGAAGAAAAAGAAGCGGTGGAGCAGGAATTGAAAAAAGTAAACGCGGAACAAATCGATTTGAGGGAAGAAATTAAAAAATTGAATGACTATGAATATGTCGGCGAAATTGCAAGAAGGGATTTCTTTTTTTCAAAAAAAGGAGAGACCATTTTTAAATTGCCCCCTGAGTCTGAGACAAATTGA
- a CDS encoding S1 domain-containing RNA-binding protein, with amino-acid sequence MSIEVGSKLQGKVTGITNFGAFVELPNGKTGLVHISEVAHNYVKDIHEHLKVGEQVEVKVVQVESDGKIGLSIKKATERPENDGYKRGPKPGGFRKGGKSFRGSPVQFATFEDKLSRFLKDSEERLSTLKRQTDSKRGGRGSRRS; translated from the coding sequence ATGTCAATTGAAGTAGGCAGCAAGCTGCAAGGTAAAGTTACTGGGATCACAAATTTTGGAGCATTTGTTGAGCTGCCAAATGGAAAAACAGGCCTTGTCCACATTAGTGAAGTCGCTCACAATTATGTTAAGGACATTCATGAGCATTTGAAAGTTGGCGAGCAAGTTGAAGTGAAAGTCGTTCAAGTTGAAAGTGATGGCAAAATTGGCTTGTCGATAAAAAAGGCGACAGAGCGACCGGAAAATGATGGGTATAAAAGAGGCCCAAAACCTGGTGGCTTTCGAAAAGGCGGAAAGTCATTTAGAGGTTCTCCTGTACAATTCGCTACTTTCGAGGATAAACTAAGCCGATTTTTGAAAGACAGCGAAGAGCGGCTCTCGACGCTTAAACGCCAAACGGATTCCAAGCGAGGTGGACGAGGGTCTAGAAGATCATAA